The following is a genomic window from Puntigrus tetrazona isolate hp1 unplaced genomic scaffold, ASM1883169v1 S000000373, whole genome shotgun sequence.
gtatttcaaaaacatgaaaatacgTTAGCTAACGTAAAAAAAAGTGGTAAAAAACCCCAAACCTATTTccaaatgtatgtttaaaatttgtacattcatacataaatatatgcatgcatgtatgtgtacacatacatatatacatatatacacatatatacacatatacatatatatatacagacgtggacaaaattgttggtaccctttggtcaatgaaagaaaaagtcacaatggtcacagaaataactgttatctgacaaaagtaataataaataaaaattctataaatgttaaccaatgaaagtcagacattgtttttcaaccatgcttcaacaaaattatttaaaaaaataaactcacgaaacaggcatggacaaaaatgatggtacccctagaaaacactgaaaataatgtgaccaaagggacatgttaattcaaggtgtgtccactaattagcatcacaggtgtctacaaccttgtaatcagccattgggcctatatatatggctccaggtaatcactgtgttgtttggtgatatggtgtgtaccacactcgacatggaccagaggaagcaaaggaaagagttgtctcaagagatcagaaagaaaattatagacaagcatgttaaaggtaaaggctagaAGACCATctcaagcaactagatgttcctgtgactacagttgcacatattattcagaagtttaagatccatgggactgtagccaacctcctgggcgtgggccgcaggaggaaaattgatgacatatctaagagacggataatccgaatggtaacaaaaagagcctgaaagacttctaaagagattcaaggtgaacttcatgctcaaggaacatcagtgtcagatcgcaccatccgtcgttgtttgagccaaagtggactacatgggagacgaccaaggaggacaccattgttgaaaacacgaatcataaaaaagcaagactggaatatgccaaactacatgttgacaagccacaaagcttctgggagaatgtcctgtggacagatgagacaaaaatcgaagtttttgccaaggcacatcagctgtatgttcacagacgaaaaaatgaagcatatcaagaaaagaacactgtccctactgtgaaacatggaggaggctctgttatgttctggggctgctttgctgcgtctggcacagggtgtcttgaatctgtgcagggtacaatgaaatctcaagactatcaaggaattctagagagaaatgtactagccagtgtcagaaagcttggtctcagtcgcaggtcatgggtcttgcaacaggacaatgacccaaaacacaccgctaaaaacacccaagaatggctaagaggaaaaattggactattgtaaagtggccttctatgagccctgacctcaatcctattgagcatctttggaaggagctgaaacatgcagtctggaaaaggcacccttcaaacggacacaactggagcagtttgctcatgaggagtgggccaaatacctgctgagaggtgcagaagtctcattgacagttacaggaagcgtttgattgcagtgattgcctaaaaggttgcgcaacaaaatattaagttaggggtaccatcatttttgtccaggtctgtttcatgagtttatttttttttaataattctgttgaagcatggttgaaaaacaatgtctgactttcattggttaacatttatagaattttatttattattacttttgtcagattaaagttatttctgtgaccattgtgagtttttctttcattgaccaaagggtaccaacaattttgtccacgtctgtatatatatatatatacacacacacacacatttatgaatatttacaaataacTATATCATTTTCTACAGTGAAATGCAGTACCTGCTTGCTGTGCACGGTTCAACTGTTGTCCTGTGCGAATTAAATCGTCTGGAGATCGCAAACCCTCTCTAAACCAGCGATCTGCCGTCCGCACACCCACCCCAAAAATACCAGTTAGGGCCTGCAGAAATATGACTTCATGACTCACACACCAGTCAGGTATATCATTTACACCGCCTTCACAGTTCTTTCTGCAAAGACAGAATACAGCGTCACCACTATCCATCTTTACCTTCATGGCCTGATATTGCTCCGATTGTCTTGTCGACTCTACTTCTCTTGAAGATCCATCTTCTAAAATCTCCTAAATAGGTGAAATAGCCAACGTCAAGAAAAGGTGGATTTTTGAGAAGATGGGGGGCTTGATTATCACCTTTATAACTCTCTGTGAATGGTCACCCAGGCAGGGCAAACACCTCAGATCCTCCATGCTCCTCACGCGCCGGGGAAGCGCCTTTAGGACCGAAGCTGCCCGTCTGAACGCCACGCTCCGTCCTTCGTTGTCATTATATTCGGCGTTCTGAGCCAAGATTTCAAGAGCCTCCTGCAGGATAGAGCGTCAAATCTGTTCATCAAAGCCTCCAGACACATTATTAGAAATAGCCAATAAATAACTCGCCGTTAGAAACGAATTGTGGTGTTTTAAAGGTGTTCGTCTTTGACAGGCATAACTTTTCAGCAGCATTGCTGTGTGGTCTCCGTCAGGTTTGGGTTTAACCTGCAACACATCTGCACACTTAGTTCAACCgctattttaaaagcaatgcgTCTGTAGATGTGTCCTTGTACCTTTAATATGTGTCTGTCCTGAATTATAACGGGCTGTCCTGCATCCATGCTCTCCGTAAACCACCTGATGTCCAGCAAATGGACAGAACTGGAGGTGTCTTGTCCTGTTTGGTTGCCCAGCCAGGCTTGGACTTCATCTCCACTGTTGTTTTCCGACACAACATGTGTGATGGAGGAACTGTAAgagtaaaacaaacagaaatagcCCGCAGGTTGCACCCCTACAAAACAGTAATAACATCGTGAAGTGAAGATGGTTCGTACCTGTAGATTTCTTCAATAAGAAACCCTTTACTCCGGCCAAGTCGTGTAAGAAATGCCCTTCTAGATGCTCCCATCTTCCTCTCCAAGATGAATATGGAAACGTGGGGAAATTTACAGGTGTCATTCTGTTGGTTTACAGGTAGAGAAACTTTCCTGCGTTTTAACGGGATCATAGTCTAGAGCAAACGTTGACATCGTATAACCTTCATCGCCTAATGTATCACTACAGAGTACATAATATATGACTCTGTGCTTTCTATTTCTGCACTTCCACCAGAATGAGGGATCACGTGTGCATCACAAAAATACGTAAATAGAGCGGCAGGTTTCTTGAAAAAAGTGGACCGAAATTGATAATACCGAAATGCatagttattattttgtttgagctcttcatttgctgtttttaaataaagcagctataaaaaaaaataaaagtgaaaagttCTGATCGCTACGAAAGAACGCGGCGTAGTCACGTGGTATTTGGTACTTTTCTATGCGCTGGTAAAGACGGACCAATCACAGCCGTTTGTGGTTACTGGAATCGAATTCCAAAAGCCCTTGTTCACAGATTGAACAGAAATTGTTCGAAAATATATAGCCGATGATcgaaaatattgtttaatatattttaacgaTAACAGCGCCGCAAACAAACGTCTCCAAAACCTTACAGcatcttaacattttaatatgaatcgAACGAGAGACGATGTTTTTGGGCCAGGCGCCACCTCTCGGAAGACCGACATTATGTCTCGTAGGTTTGTATCCAGGGGGATCTGTTTTGGGTGATGCACACGTTAAGTGGTGCACCCGTAAAGTGTTCCGGCTGGACACAGGCATGACATAAGTCGGTTGTTACGATAACTTAAACCATTGTAGTTACATAATAAAagataaagcaataaaaactaaaataaaacaaaacggcAGATTTTCTTCATGTTCAAATCGATTTACAATACTATGTCATATGCgcttataaaacaataacatgcaaTCA
Proteins encoded in this region:
- the polm gene encoding DNA-directed DNA/RNA polymerase mu is translated as MIPLKRRKVSLPVNQQNDTCKFPHVSIFILERKMGASRRAFLTRLGRSKGFLIEEIYSSSITHVVSENNSGDEVQAWLGNQTGQDTSSSVHLLDIRWFTESMDAGQPVIIQDRHILKVKPKPDGDHTAMLLKSYACQRRTPLKHHNSFLTEALEILAQNAEYNDNEGRSVAFRRAASVLKALPRRVRSMEDLRCLPCLGDHSQRVIKEILEDGSSREVESTRQSEQYQAMKALTGIFGVGVRTADRWFREGLRSPDDLIRTGQQLNRAQQAGVQYYDDLQKPVTMAEADVISDIVEKAVHSVLPGAEIQLMGGFRRGKEVGHDVDFLITHPEEGKEEGLMPKITKWLEEQGLLLYQKTTRNSYLEKTDGPARASSNMDRFERCFSIFKLQKPAVSRESNCTVSAEDAGSEASGWRAVRVDLVVSPCSQFAFATLGWTGSKLFERELRRWAGQEKHMSLSSHALYDSTQNLYLRAKTEEEIFSYLGLEFIPPSERNA